Proteins found in one Arthrobacter pascens genomic segment:
- a CDS encoding colicin E3/pyocin S6 family cytotoxin, whose protein sequence is MYKTHIWRGGLRFTMSPVPRPENGFLESQVRLSRRGGARWRNEDGSRLWEWDALHGHIEGYTRRGHHIGVFDAVTGERIGPAVAGRKIDV, encoded by the coding sequence ATGTATAAGACTCATATCTGGCGTGGGGGACTCCGTTTTACTATGTCACCTGTACCTAGACCTGAGAACGGCTTTCTAGAGTCGCAAGTTAGGCTCTCCCGACGCGGAGGTGCCCGATGGCGCAACGAAGACGGTTCTCGCCTCTGGGAATGGGATGCATTGCATGGTCATATTGAGGGTTATACAAGGCGTGGCCACCATATCGGCGTCTTTGACGCTGTGACCGGTGAACGCATTGGACCAGCTGTGGCAGGAAGGAAGATCGATGTCTAA